In Syntrophotaleaceae bacterium, a genomic segment contains:
- the panC gene encoding pantoate--beta-alanine ligase, translated as MEIITDVNAMQARCLAAREQGRRIALVPTMGFLHEGHLSLLREGRRRGDLLVLSLFVNPTQFGQGEDFESYPRDLAGDADMARSVGVDWLFAPQARDMYPRGYATTVEVEGLTDTLCGRSRPGHFRGVTTVVCKMFAIVQPHVALFGRKDFQQLAVLGRMTKDLNLPVEIIGMPIIREEDGLAMSSRNSYLAPDERRQALALSASIGLAKEAVRLGEKSAATLCELVAERICQEPDAVIDYVQICHGETLAEVEEIDRQSVLLLAVRIGRTRLIDNSYLQEEDC; from the coding sequence ATGGAGATCATTACCGACGTCAATGCGATGCAGGCCCGCTGCCTGGCAGCCAGGGAACAGGGACGACGGATCGCCCTGGTGCCGACCATGGGGTTTCTCCACGAAGGGCATCTCTCCCTGCTCCGTGAAGGGCGCCGGCGGGGTGATCTGCTGGTGCTGTCCCTGTTCGTCAATCCGACTCAGTTCGGCCAGGGGGAGGATTTCGAGTCCTACCCCCGGGATCTCGCCGGGGATGCCGATATGGCCCGATCGGTGGGCGTCGACTGGCTCTTCGCCCCCCAAGCCCGCGATATGTACCCCCGCGGCTATGCGACCACTGTCGAGGTCGAGGGGCTGACCGACACCCTCTGCGGCCGCAGCCGGCCAGGACATTTTCGCGGCGTAACCACTGTGGTCTGCAAAATGTTCGCCATCGTGCAGCCCCATGTCGCCCTGTTCGGCCGGAAGGATTTCCAGCAGCTTGCGGTTCTAGGCCGCATGACAAAGGATCTCAATCTGCCGGTGGAGATCATCGGCATGCCCATCATTCGGGAAGAGGACGGATTGGCCATGAGTTCGCGCAACAGCTACCTGGCACCCGATGAGAGACGGCAGGCGCTGGCCCTGAGCGCCTCCATCGGACTGGCCAAAGAGGCTGTCCGCCTGGGGGAGAAAAGTGCTGCAACCCTGTGTGAACTGGTCGCCGAACGGATTTGTCAGGAACCGGATGCGGTCATCGACTACGTGCAGATATGCCACGGCGAAACCCTGGCCGAGGTCGAGGAGATCGATCGCCAATCGGTGCTGCTGCTCGCCGTGCGCATCGGCCGCACCCGCCTGATAGACAACAGTTATCTTCAAGAGGAGGACTGCTGA
- a CDS encoding aspartate 1-decarboxylase → MKRKMLKSKIHRATVTGADLEYEGSVTIDADLLAAADILPYEAVDIWNVTYGTRFQTYAIEGLPGSGTICINGAAARLVSRGDKVIIASWLEIDDEKAASHEPKLVFVDDSNVPTDQKKETPGQGSLRKAI, encoded by the coding sequence ATGAAGCGCAAAATGCTCAAATCCAAGATCCATCGCGCGACGGTCACCGGCGCCGATCTCGAATACGAGGGGAGCGTCACCATCGACGCCGACCTTCTGGCCGCCGCCGACATCCTGCCCTATGAGGCGGTGGACATCTGGAACGTGACCTACGGTACCCGGTTTCAGACATACGCCATCGAGGGCCTCCCCGGAAGCGGCACCATCTGCATCAACGGCGCCGCCGCCCGCCTGGTCTCCAGGGGGGACAAGGTGATCATCGCCAGCTGGCTGGAGATCGACGACGAGAAAGCTGCCAGCCACGAGCCGAAGCTGGTTTTCGTCGACGACAGCAACGTGCCCACGGATCAGAAAAAAGAAACCCCGGGACAGGGCAGCCTGCGAAAGGCGATTTGA
- a CDS encoding amidohydrolase family protein, whose translation MTLYLARYLVSVTAPPLEDGALQVEKGRIAAVGTRRQLQAGWSGEVVDFGDAVILPPLANAHTHLDLTRFPRWAAEADRTSAPADGFVDWILHLIEVKRRQPSAELRRSLEDGLQQSLQAGTGALGDILSCPDIFPAYQNCPLHGRVFLEILGLDPGQVQSRLETLQPILDQRPAGTRLVPGLAPHAPYTMSAAVMEPIRSAARYRPLSIHFAESAEESEFLQSSSGALAEKLYPAVGWNGAVPPAPHRRPTGWLEDQGILDLEPLLVHGVQVTREDAELLGRKGATLVLCPRSNARLRVGRAPVELYLAAGVPLALGTDSCASSPSLSVWDELACAARIYGDLLSPAQLLAMATVNGARALGLQGEMGALEPGWGVHFQVLPLNSTVGPEDLESFLCHRGGDLGGGCLYLDGRRRVLKSNRPDNIISPLAVE comes from the coding sequence ATGACCCTCTATCTGGCCCGCTATCTGGTATCCGTGACCGCGCCGCCCCTGGAGGACGGCGCTCTGCAGGTGGAAAAAGGGCGTATCGCCGCCGTCGGCACCCGCCGTCAACTGCAGGCGGGATGGAGCGGTGAAGTCGTCGATTTCGGCGATGCCGTGATCCTGCCGCCCCTGGCCAATGCCCATACCCACCTCGATCTGACCCGCTTCCCCCGGTGGGCGGCAGAGGCCGACCGGACTTCGGCACCCGCCGACGGTTTTGTCGACTGGATTCTCCATCTCATCGAGGTCAAGCGCCGGCAACCGTCTGCCGAACTCCGTCGATCCCTGGAAGACGGCCTGCAGCAGTCTCTGCAGGCCGGCACCGGGGCTCTCGGCGACATTCTTTCCTGCCCGGACATCTTCCCCGCCTACCAGAACTGCCCCCTGCATGGACGGGTCTTTCTCGAAATCCTGGGGCTCGATCCCGGTCAGGTTCAAAGCCGCCTCGAAACGCTGCAACCCATTCTTGACCAGCGCCCGGCGGGGACGCGTCTCGTCCCCGGACTGGCTCCCCATGCTCCCTACACCATGTCCGCCGCCGTCATGGAGCCGATCCGTTCGGCTGCCCGGTACAGGCCTTTGAGCATCCACTTTGCCGAATCGGCCGAGGAGAGTGAATTTCTCCAGTCATCTTCCGGCGCCCTGGCCGAAAAACTCTACCCCGCAGTCGGCTGGAACGGAGCAGTGCCGCCGGCCCCTCACAGACGGCCGACCGGTTGGCTTGAAGACCAGGGGATCCTGGATCTCGAGCCGCTGCTGGTCCATGGCGTCCAGGTGACGCGGGAGGATGCCGAACTGCTGGGTCGCAAAGGTGCGACTCTGGTCCTCTGCCCCCGATCCAACGCCCGGCTGCGGGTGGGCCGGGCGCCGGTTGAGCTCTACCTGGCGGCCGGGGTCCCCCTCGCCCTCGGCACCGACAGTTGCGCCAGCAGCCCGTCCCTTTCGGTTTGGGATGAACTGGCCTGTGCCGCCCGGATCTACGGCGACCTCCTGTCTCCAGCGCAACTGCTCGCCATGGCCACGGTCAACGGAGCCCGGGCTCTCGGTCTGCAGGGGGAGATGGGGGCGCTCGAACCGGGTTGGGGTGTTCATTTCCAGGTTCTTCCGCTGAATTCAACAGTTGGTCCCGAGGATCTGGAATCCTTTCTCTGTCACCGCGGCGGAGATTTGGGCGGGGGCTGTCTCTACCTGGACGGGCGCCGCCGGGTCTTGAAATCCAACCGGCCCGATAATATAATTTCGCCTTTGGCAGTGGAGTAG
- a CDS encoding DUF502 domain-containing protein: MGKSSAFRRLIRKKIRRSFLAGLLVVIPLGMTLLVVRWIIALMDGLLIRFLPQRFWPEALVGFPVPGLGLVATLFLILIVGLLVSSYFGRSVVNFSERMMARIPLVNGIYGLFKQVADTVLSAERQGFRKVVLLEYPRRGIWSVGFVTGISQGEVQKLTDQHMINVFIPTTPNPTSGWYILVPEEEAQELDMTVEEAFKLIISGGMVTPPERPRRRRRPVGEDALEPGELP, encoded by the coding sequence ATGGGAAAATCGTCGGCATTTCGGCGACTGATTCGAAAAAAGATAAGACGGTCCTTTCTGGCCGGGCTGCTGGTGGTGATCCCCTTGGGGATGACCCTGCTCGTGGTGCGATGGATCATTGCCCTCATGGATGGGCTGCTCATACGGTTTCTGCCTCAGCGCTTCTGGCCCGAGGCCCTGGTCGGCTTTCCCGTCCCCGGGCTCGGACTGGTCGCAACCCTGTTTTTAATCCTGATAGTCGGCCTGCTCGTCAGTAGCTATTTCGGGCGGTCGGTGGTCAATTTTTCCGAGCGGATGATGGCGCGCATCCCCTTGGTCAACGGAATCTATGGTCTCTTCAAGCAGGTGGCGGACACGGTGCTGAGCGCCGAGCGCCAGGGCTTTCGCAAAGTGGTGCTGCTCGAATACCCCCGCAGGGGTATCTGGTCCGTCGGCTTCGTCACCGGCATCAGCCAGGGCGAGGTGCAGAAATTGACCGATCAGCATATGATCAACGTCTTCATACCCACCACCCCCAATCCAACCTCAGGGTGGTACATACTGGTGCCGGAGGAAGAAGCCCAGGAACTGGACATGACCGTCGAGGAAGCCTTCAAACTGATCATCTCCGGCGGCATGGTGACGCCCCCGGAGCGGCCCCGGCGGAGGCGACGGCCGGTTGGAGAGGACGCCCTCGAGCCGGGAGAATTGCCATGA
- a CDS encoding SoxR reducing system RseC family protein → MKQVKGLVVEIPDPGVVEVLSPKSFFCSHGGPLGIRKIEDRRHLRIRALNIVGAKTGDRVRLALRPGRALLALFLLWVLPLIGLLAGALIGMLLGSYLPIHAPPNLLAALLGLGLMAGCFVLVRIGCRAVPADLFMPELIEILPAEELLEEEYRHGD, encoded by the coding sequence ATGAAGCAGGTCAAGGGACTTGTGGTCGAGATTCCGGACCCCGGTGTCGTCGAGGTACTCAGCCCGAAAAGCTTCTTCTGTTCACACGGCGGCCCTCTCGGTATCCGCAAAATAGAAGACCGCCGCCATCTGCGGATCCGGGCACTCAACATCGTCGGCGCCAAAACCGGGGATCGGGTCAGACTCGCCCTCAGGCCCGGAAGAGCGCTGCTGGCGTTGTTTCTGCTCTGGGTTCTGCCCCTGATTGGGCTTCTCGCCGGCGCCCTCATCGGCATGCTGCTCGGGAGCTATCTGCCGATCCACGCCCCGCCGAACCTGCTGGCGGCCCTGCTGGGGTTGGGACTCATGGCCGGATGCTTCGTTCTGGTCCGGATCGGCTGCAGGGCGGTTCCGGCGGACCTGTTCATGCCCGAATTGATTGAAATCCTGCCCGCCGAGGAATTGCTGGAGGAAGAATACCGCCATGGGGATTAA
- the smpB gene encoding SsrA-binding protein SmpB, whose translation MGIKIIANNKKAFHDYFIEDVYEAGLVLTGTEVKSLRLGKVNLKESFCRIMDGEVFINNMNIPPYEFGNRENHDPTRVRKLLLHREEIEKLIRKVDERGFSLVPTKIYFKAGRVKLEIGLARGKKLHDKRHTLKQKEADREMARAVRDRQ comes from the coding sequence ATGGGGATTAAAATTATCGCCAACAACAAGAAGGCCTTCCACGACTACTTCATCGAAGATGTCTACGAGGCGGGCCTTGTGCTCACCGGCACCGAGGTCAAGTCGCTGCGCCTCGGCAAGGTCAACCTCAAGGAGTCCTTCTGCCGGATCATGGACGGCGAGGTGTTCATCAACAACATGAACATCCCCCCCTACGAATTCGGCAACCGGGAGAACCACGATCCGACCCGGGTGCGCAAGCTGCTGCTGCACCGCGAGGAGATCGAAAAACTGATCCGCAAGGTTGACGAAAGGGGGTTCTCCCTGGTGCCGACCAAGATCTACTTCAAGGCAGGGCGGGTCAAGCTCGAGATAGGTCTGGCCCGGGGGAAAAAACTCCACGACAAGCGTCACACCCTGAAGCAGAAGGAAGCCGACCGGGAAATGGCCCGGGCCGTGCGGGATCGGCAGTAA
- a CDS encoding type II toxin-antitoxin system death-on-curing family toxin, with the protein MKFLSLTEVLAIHRDQISRYGGTTGIRDIELLKSALGMPMATYSGEFLHTDIYEMAAAYLFHLVKNHPFLDGNKRVGAVTALVFLLLNDHDFDAPEDDLAETVLSVARGEIDKAEVAVFNRRWSKAL; encoded by the coding sequence GTGAAATTCCTCAGCCTGACCGAGGTTCTGGCAATCCACCGGGACCAGATCTCCCGCTACGGCGGCACAACCGGCATCAGGGATATTGAGCTGCTCAAATCGGCGCTTGGTATGCCCATGGCGACCTACAGCGGTGAATTCCTGCACACCGACATTTACGAGATGGCCGCCGCCTATCTGTTTCATCTGGTCAAGAACCATCCCTTCCTCGACGGCAACAAGCGGGTCGGCGCGGTGACGGCGTTGGTGTTCCTGCTTCTGAACGACCACGACTTCGATGCGCCGGAGGATGACCTTGCCGAGACAGTGCTGTCTGTCGCCCGGGGCGAGATCGACAAGGCCGAGGTGGCGGTGTTCAACCGCCGCTGGAGCAAAGCGCTGTAG
- the istB gene encoding IS21-like element helper ATPase IstB yields the protein MDQLTFDRLQDNLKRLKLFKAVEILDDVATLSQANGASYLSFLDQLLEEEVAAKDKRRVDTAMKIAGLPMAKTIEEYDFTFHPHLDKKAVMELFDLTLLAKHENVIFLGPPGVGKTHLAIALAIKACYHGFRVYFTTMHTLIAKLKESQAKGKAYLNSSLVIVDEVGYLPVTSQEAYLFFQFVTYRYEKSSTIITSNKSFSDWQELFGDPVIASAILDRLLHHCRVINIKGHSYRLQGHAFANQLSQKGGDSSISSSPD from the coding sequence ATGGACCAACTGACCTTTGATCGCCTGCAGGACAACCTGAAACGGCTGAAACTCTTCAAGGCGGTGGAAATCCTCGATGATGTCGCAACCCTCTCCCAAGCTAACGGCGCCTCCTATCTCAGCTTCCTCGACCAGCTTTTGGAGGAAGAGGTGGCGGCCAAAGACAAGCGGCGCGTCGATACCGCCATGAAGATAGCCGGCCTGCCCATGGCCAAAACCATCGAGGAGTACGACTTCACCTTCCATCCTCATCTGGACAAAAAGGCCGTCATGGAACTCTTTGATCTGACCCTGCTTGCCAAACACGAAAACGTCATCTTCCTGGGACCGCCGGGCGTTGGCAAAACCCATCTGGCGATCGCTTTGGCCATCAAGGCCTGCTACCACGGCTTTCGCGTCTACTTCACCACCATGCACACGCTGATCGCCAAGCTCAAGGAGAGCCAGGCCAAGGGAAAGGCCTACCTCAATTCCAGTCTCGTCATCGTCGATGAGGTCGGCTATCTTCCCGTCACCAGCCAGGAGGCGTATCTCTTCTTTCAGTTCGTCACCTACCGCTACGAGAAGAGCTCGACGATCATCACGTCCAACAAAAGCTTCTCCGACTGGCAGGAACTCTTCGGCGATCCGGTCATCGCCTCGGCCATTCTGGACCGGCTGCTGCACCATTGCCGGGTGATCAACATCAAGGGCCACAGCTACAGACTTCAAGGCCATGCATTCGCCAACCAACTCTCCCAGAAAGGAGGTGATTCTTCCATCTCATCGTCCCCGGATTGA